One Cuculus canorus isolate bCucCan1 chromosome 1, bCucCan1.pri, whole genome shotgun sequence DNA segment encodes these proteins:
- the TST gene encoding thiosulfate sulfurtransferase, translated as MSPQVLGRALVTAKWLSEAVRAGRVGPSLRILDASWYPPQERNARQEFRESHIPGASFFDIEECRDKASPYDFMLPSETHFADYVGSLGVGNDTHVVVYDGDKLGSFYAPRAWWMFRVFGHKEVSVLNGGFKNWVKEGHPVTAEVSQPTPATFKAKLNPILVKTFEEMMQNVGSLRFQVVDSRPEGRFRGTELDQGLESGHIPGSVNIPFSSLLTEAGHEKSIEEIQEIFREKKVDLSKPLTATCRKGVTACHIALAAYLCGKRDVAVYDGSWSEWFHRAPARYKVSEMKRNKA; from the exons ATGTCGCCGCAGGTGCTGGGTCGGGCGTTGGTGACGGCCAAGTGGCTGTCAGAAGCCGTACGAGCCGGGCGGGTGGGACCGAGCCTGCGGATTCTGGACGCGTCGTGGTACCCGCCACAGGAGCGGAATGCCCGGCAGGAGTTCAGGGAGAGCCACATCCCCGGGGCGTCCTTCTTCGATATCGAGGAGTGTCGGGACAAGGCCTCCCCCTACGACTTCATGCTGCCCAGTGAAACCCACTTCGCCGACTACGTGGGAAGCCTCGGCGTGGGGAATGACACCCACGTGGTGGTGTACGATGGGGACAAGTTGGGTTCCTTCTATGCCCCCCGTGCCTGGTGGATGTTCCGGGTGTTTGGGCACAAGGAGGTCTCTGTGCTGAATGGTGGCTTCAAGAACTGGGTGAAGGAAGGGCACCCCGTCACGGCCGAGGTCAGCCAGCCCACTCCAGCCACTTTTAAGGCCAAGCTGAACCCGATCCTGGTTAAGACCTTCGAGGAAATGATGCAAAATGTGGGTTCCCTGCGGTTCCAGGTGGTGGATTCCCGCCCTGAGGGACGGTTCCGGGGAACGGAGCTGGACCAAG GGCTGGAATCTGGTCACATCCCTGGTTCTGTGAACATACCCTTCAGCTCACTCCTAACAGAAGCTGGCCATGAGAAGAGTATTGAGGAGATCCAAGAAATATTCCGTGAGAAGAAAGTGGATCTCTCAAAGCCACTGACAGCCACATGCCGCAAAGGTGTTACAGCATGTCACATCGCCTTGGCGGCCTACCTGTGTGGCAAGCGTGATGTGGCTGTTTATGATGGTTCCTGGTCAGAGTGGTTCCACCGTGCCCCAGCTCGCTACAAGGTCTCTGAGATGAAGCGAAACAAGGCCTAG
- the MPST gene encoding 3-mercaptopyruvate sulfurtransferase, with product MSQQLLYRALVSAKWLSEAIKSQQAGLALRIVDASWYLPKMKRDPKREFEERHIPGAVFFDIDQCSDRTSPYDHMLPKANDFAEYVGKLGVGNDSHVVVYDGSDQGLFSAPRVWWMFRAFGHEAVSLLDGGLKNWQREGNALSSGKSQVAPTEFHASLDKSLVKTYEDVLDNMDSHRFQLVDARAAGRFRGIEPEPRDGIEPGHVPGSMNIPFTDFLTESGLEKTPEQIRSLFQEKKVDLSKPVVATCGSGVTACHVALGAYLCGKPDVAVYDGAWVEWYMRAQPENIISEGKGKTV from the exons ATGTCACAACAACTTCTCTACCGTGCTCTCGTATCTGCAAAATGGCTCTCAGAAGCCATCAAGTCCCAGCAGGCTGGCTTGGCCTTGAGAATCGTGGATGCATCCTGGTATTTGCCGAAGATGAAGCGTGACCCAAAGCGGGAATTTGAGGAGCGCCACATCCCTGGTGCAGTTTTCTTCGACATTGACCAGTGCAGCGACCGTACTTCACCTTACGATCACATGTTGCCCAAGGCTAATGACTTTGCTGAGTATGTGGGGAAGCTAGGTGTGGGGAATGATTCCCATGTTGTAGTGTATGATGGCAGCGATCAAGGCCTCTTCTCGGCACCCCGGGTGTGGTGGATGTTCCGGGCCTTTGGACATGAAGCTGTCTCCCTTCTGGATGGTGGCCTGAAGAACTGGCAGCGAGAGGGGAATGCACTGAGCTCTGGGAAAAGCCAGGTAGCTCCCACTGAGTTCCACGCCTCCTTGGACAAGTCCCTGGTGAAAACATATGAAGATGTGTTAGATAACATGGATTCCCACCGCTTCCAGTTAGTGGATGCACGCGCTGCAGGACGGTTCCGGGGAATAGAGCCAGAGCCCCGAGACG GAATAGAGCCTGGTCATGTCCCTGGGTCGATGAACATCCCCTTCACTGACTTCCTCACAGAGTCTGGCTTAGAGAAGACCCCTGAGCAGATCCGCAGTCTGTTCCAGGAGAAGAAGGTGGACCTCTCGAAGCCAGTGGTAGCCACGTGTGGCTCTGGGGTCACTGCCTGCCATGTGGCTTTGGGTGCATATCTCTGTGGCAAACCAGATGTCGCTGTGTACGATGGGGCCTGGGTGGAGTGGTACATGAGGGCGCagcctgaaaatattatttctgaaggaaaggggaagacgGTGTAG